The Gambusia affinis linkage group LG11, SWU_Gaff_1.0, whole genome shotgun sequence genome contains a region encoding:
- the LOC122839819 gene encoding interferon-induced protein 44-like has protein sequence MGNRPPSPRPQPPPQPAPPPPPSPLLRTPWRDTTWGGENKQELLQYMKNFQPQNEEVEAIRVLLHGPVGAGKSSFINSVKNVLQGRMTNEAEASATTSDQSHTKIYKTYKIKKEGRGNFYPFVFNDVMGLEEKTGVRADDIKLALKGHVKDGYKFNPISSLSDNDLGYNFSPSISDRVHVLVCIYDANAVQMKPSVLQKMREIREAASELGIPQLAILTHIDSACGETDINLRNVYKSKHLKKKVGDFSSSLGIPLNCILLMKNYSHETQLNSDVDTLILNALKLMVDFGDDYADKL, from the exons ATGGGGAATCGGCCTCCATCACCTC GTCCTCAGCCTCCCCCTCAGCCGGCTCCCC cTCCTCCACCGTCTCCAC TTTTAAGAACTCCATGGAGAGACACAACATGGGG aggtgaaaataaacaggaacTTCTGCAGTACATGAAGAATTTTCAACCTCAAAATGAAGAAGTCGAAGCCATCAGAGTTTTGCTCCACGGCCCAGTTGGTGCAGGAAAGTCCAGCTTCATCAACTCCGTCAAAAACGTCCTGCAAGGGAGGATGACCAATGAAGCTGAGGCCAGTGCTACAACCTCTGATCAAAGTCATACAAAAATC tataaaacctataaaatcaagaaagaaGGCAGGGGAAACTTTTATCCCTTTGTGTTCAATGACGTCATGGGTCTGGAGGAAAAAACTGGAGTCAGAGCAGACGACATCAAACTGGCCTTGAAGGGTCATGTGAAGGATGGATATAAG ttcaatCCTATATCTTCACTTTCTGATAATGATCTTGGCTACAACTTTTCCCCGTCCATCAGTGACAGAGTTCATGTTCTGGTCTGCATTTATGACGCTAATGCAGTACAAATGAAGCCgtctgttttacagaaaatgagggaaatcagagaagcagccagtGAGCTgg GAATCCCTCAGCTGGCGATTCTCACCCACATTGACTCAGCTTGTGGGGAAACAGATATAAATCTGAGAAACGTCTACAagagcaaacatttaaagaaaaag gtGGGTGACTTCAGCTCCAGTCTGGGGATCCCACTGAACTGCATCCTCCTAATGAAGAACTACAGTCATGAAACTCAACTGAATTCAGACGTCGACACTCTGATCCTGAATGCCCTGAAACTGATGGTCGACTTTGGAGACGACTACGCCGACAAactgtga
- the LOC122839814 gene encoding uncharacterized protein LOC122839814 isoform X2, translating into MEGNSSSVLATPWREISWGNKQELLQHIKNFQPQNKKVGAIRVLLHGPTGAGKSSFINSVNSVLQRKMTNEALNFDQITTSDQSYTKIYQTYKIKKEGRGNFYPFVFNDVMGLEDGDGRGVRTEDIILALKGHMKDGYKFHPISSISDNDFHYNSSPSISDRVHVLVCIYSANAVQMKPSVLQKMREIREAASELGIPQLAILTHIDSACGETNKNLRNVYKSKHIKKKMGDFSSSLGIPMNRILLMKNYTHETQLNSDVDTLILNALKLIINFGDDYTEKLLGSLETRYTPPPPPPCPLLTTPWREIKWGNNKELLQYTKKFQPQNKRAKAIRVLLYGPVGVGKSSFITSVNSVLQGRMTNKALASATTSDQSFTKSYQTYKIKKEGRGDSYPFVFNDIMGLEDEDGRGVRTDDIILALKGHVKDGYKFSPLSSLSPGDSGYKPSPSISDRVHVLVCVYSANAPQMKSSVLKKMKAIREAASDLGIPQLAILTHIDAACGETEQNLRNVYKSKHLKKKMGDFSSSLGIPMNCIFPVKNYSHEIQINSDVDTLILNALRLMIDFGDDYAEKL; encoded by the exons ATGGAGGGTAACTCTTCATCTG TTTTAGCAACTCCATGGAGAGAAATATCTTGGGG aaataaacaggaaCTTCTGCAGCACATAAAGAATTTTcaacctcaaaataaaaaagtcggAGCCATCAGAGTTTTGCTCCACGGCCCAACCGGTGCAGGAAAGTCCAGCTTCATCAACTCTGTCAACAGCGTCCTGCAAAGGAAGATGACCAATGAAGCTCTGAACTTTGATCAGATCACAACCTCTGATcaaagttatacaaaaatc taccAAACTtataaaatcaagaaagaaGGCAGGGGAAACTTTTATCCCTTTGTGTTCAATGACGTCATGGGTCTGGAGGACGGAGATGGAAGAGGAGTCAGAACAGAAGACATCATTCTGGCCTTGAAGGGTCACATGAAGGATGGATATAAG ttccaTCCTATATCTTCAATTTCTGATAATGATTTTCACTACAACTCTTCCCCGTCCATCAGTGACAGAGTTCATGTTCTGGTCTGCATCTATTCTGCTAATGCAGTACAAATGAAGCCgtctgttttacagaaaatgagggaaatcagagaagcagccagtGAGCTgg GAATCCCTCAGCTGGCGATTCTCACCCACATTGACTCAGCCTGtggggaaacaaacaaaaatctgagaaacgTCTATAAGAGCaaacatataaagaaaaag atgGGTGACTTCAGCTCCAGTCTGGGGATCCCAATGAATCGCATCCTCCTAATGAAGAACTACACTCATGAAACTCAACTGAATTCAGACGTCGACACTCTGATCCTGAATGCTCTGAAACTGATCATTAACTTCGGAGACGACTACACCGAGAAACTTTTGGG CTCATTGGAGACTCGGTATACACCACCTC cACCTCCACCATGTCCAC TTTTAACAACTCCatggagagaaataaaatgggG aaacaacaaggaACTTCTGCAGTACACAAAGAAGTTTCAACCTCAAAATAAGAGAGCCAAAGCGATCAGAGTTTTACTCTACGGACCAGTCGGTGTGGGGAAGTCCAGCTTCATCACCTCTGTCAACTCTGTTTTACAAGGGAGAATGACCAATAAAGCTCTGGCCAGTGCGACAACCTCTGATCAAAGTTTCACAAAATCG TATCAAACCtataaaattaagaaagaagGCAGAGGAGACAGTTATCCTTTTGTGTTCAATGACATCATGGGTCTGGAAGACGAAGATGGAAGAGGAGTCAGAACAGACGACATCATTCTGGCCTTGAAGGGTCACGTGAAGGATGGATATAAG TTCAGTCCTTTATCGTCACTTTCTCCTGGTGATTCTGGCTACAAACCTTCTCCGTCCATCAGTGACAGAGTCCATGTTCTGGTTTGTGTTTACTCTGCTAATGCACCACAAATGAAATCTTCTGTCCTAAAGAAAATGAAGgcaatcagagaagcagccagtGATCTgg GAATCCCTCAGCTGGCGATTCTCACCCACATTGATGCAGCCTGTGGGGAAACAGAGCAAAATCTGAGAAACGTCTACAagagcaaacatttaaagaaaaag
- the LOC122839814 gene encoding uncharacterized protein LOC122839814 isoform X1 — protein sequence MEGNSSSVLATPWREISWGNKQELLQHIKNFQPQNKKVGAIRVLLHGPTGAGKSSFINSVNSVLQRKMTNEALNFDQITTSDQSYTKIYQTYKIKKEGRGNFYPFVFNDVMGLEDGDGRGVRTEDIILALKGHMKDGYKFHPISSISDNDFHYNSSPSISDRVHVLVCIYSANAVQMKPSVLQKMREIREAASELGIPQLAILTHIDSACGETNKNLRNVYKSKHIKKKMGDFSSSLGIPMNRILLMKNYTHETQLNSDVDTLILNALKLIINFGDDYTEKLLGSLETRYTPPPPPPCPLLTTPWREIKWGNNKELLQYTKKFQPQNKRAKAIRVLLYGPVGVGKSSFITSVNSVLQGRMTNKALASATTSDQSFTKSYQTYKIKKEGRGDSYPFVFNDIMGLEDEDGRGVRTDDIILALKGHVKDGYKFSPLSSLSPGDSGYKPSPSISDRVHVLVCVYSANAPQMKSSVLKKMKAIREAASDLGIPQLAILTHIDAACGETEQNLRNVYKSKHLKKKMGDFSSSLGIPMNCILPLKNYSSETHLDPDVDALILNALKLMIDFGDDYTDTLLGKFYHYQYIIMCFLIAFLSYMYYFHA from the exons ATGGAGGGTAACTCTTCATCTG TTTTAGCAACTCCATGGAGAGAAATATCTTGGGG aaataaacaggaaCTTCTGCAGCACATAAAGAATTTTcaacctcaaaataaaaaagtcggAGCCATCAGAGTTTTGCTCCACGGCCCAACCGGTGCAGGAAAGTCCAGCTTCATCAACTCTGTCAACAGCGTCCTGCAAAGGAAGATGACCAATGAAGCTCTGAACTTTGATCAGATCACAACCTCTGATcaaagttatacaaaaatc taccAAACTtataaaatcaagaaagaaGGCAGGGGAAACTTTTATCCCTTTGTGTTCAATGACGTCATGGGTCTGGAGGACGGAGATGGAAGAGGAGTCAGAACAGAAGACATCATTCTGGCCTTGAAGGGTCACATGAAGGATGGATATAAG ttccaTCCTATATCTTCAATTTCTGATAATGATTTTCACTACAACTCTTCCCCGTCCATCAGTGACAGAGTTCATGTTCTGGTCTGCATCTATTCTGCTAATGCAGTACAAATGAAGCCgtctgttttacagaaaatgagggaaatcagagaagcagccagtGAGCTgg GAATCCCTCAGCTGGCGATTCTCACCCACATTGACTCAGCCTGtggggaaacaaacaaaaatctgagaaacgTCTATAAGAGCaaacatataaagaaaaag atgGGTGACTTCAGCTCCAGTCTGGGGATCCCAATGAATCGCATCCTCCTAATGAAGAACTACACTCATGAAACTCAACTGAATTCAGACGTCGACACTCTGATCCTGAATGCTCTGAAACTGATCATTAACTTCGGAGACGACTACACCGAGAAACTTTTGGG CTCATTGGAGACTCGGTATACACCACCTC cACCTCCACCATGTCCAC TTTTAACAACTCCatggagagaaataaaatgggG aaacaacaaggaACTTCTGCAGTACACAAAGAAGTTTCAACCTCAAAATAAGAGAGCCAAAGCGATCAGAGTTTTACTCTACGGACCAGTCGGTGTGGGGAAGTCCAGCTTCATCACCTCTGTCAACTCTGTTTTACAAGGGAGAATGACCAATAAAGCTCTGGCCAGTGCGACAACCTCTGATCAAAGTTTCACAAAATCG TATCAAACCtataaaattaagaaagaagGCAGAGGAGACAGTTATCCTTTTGTGTTCAATGACATCATGGGTCTGGAAGACGAAGATGGAAGAGGAGTCAGAACAGACGACATCATTCTGGCCTTGAAGGGTCACGTGAAGGATGGATATAAG TTCAGTCCTTTATCGTCACTTTCTCCTGGTGATTCTGGCTACAAACCTTCTCCGTCCATCAGTGACAGAGTCCATGTTCTGGTTTGTGTTTACTCTGCTAATGCACCACAAATGAAATCTTCTGTCCTAAAGAAAATGAAGgcaatcagagaagcagccagtGATCTgg GAATCCCTCAGCTGGCGATTCTCACCCACATTGATGCAGCCTGTGGGGAAACAGAGCAAAATCTGAGAAACGTCTACAagagcaaacatttaaagaaaaag atGGGTGACTTCAGCTCCAGCCTGGGGATCCCAATGAACTGCATCCTCCCACTGAAGAACTACAGCAGTGAAACTCATCTGGATCCAGATGTTGATGCTCTGATCCTGAATGCCCTGAAACTGATGATCGACTTCGGAGACGACTACACTGATACACTCTTGGGAAAATTTTatcattatcaatatattatcATGTGCTTTCTCATTGCCTTTTTATCTTATATGTACTATTTTCATGCTTAG